A DNA window from Kitasatospora viridis contains the following coding sequences:
- a CDS encoding APC family permease, with translation MRKSLGATGAIVIAASSTAATSSIGIGLGLTAGVVGLHLPAIMLLAFLPVLCIAGAYGRLNLVDPDAGSSYRWVGQVLNPWLGFLTGWVNVVGTVVFMAYTVAVTGSSIIQLAGQATLHRIGGLRLDPDSTLQCTLLGLVVLFAASLVAVRGVDLAARLQKYLLAFEYLVLIGFLGYGLVVGTQPFSWGWFDPFGIPSLHALAQGMVLAVFCYWGFESVFSIGEEVSDPRQASRGGFISLTVMMLLFVFASVAFQRVLPLQELADNGAQGLTYYGNKLAHQPLAALPLVALMFSAAASLQASVIPTARGMYAMGRDRTLGPVWTRLHPRHRTPAAGTLLITAIAAALAVLALVIPTVNSLISAAVNAIGIVVALYYALTATAAAVRFRHLLRSAPLEALRVVVAPLLGALVLLAVGGYLAWSFYDSADHFELNADNGWFELLVPVMMIATGLLAAAWARWRRRSPYFTERHSTRTTS, from the coding sequence ATGCGCAAGTCGCTCGGGGCCACCGGCGCGATCGTGATCGCCGCCTCCAGCACCGCCGCCACCAGCAGCATCGGCATCGGTCTCGGCCTGACCGCGGGCGTGGTCGGCCTGCACCTGCCGGCCATCATGCTGCTGGCCTTCCTGCCGGTGCTCTGCATCGCCGGCGCCTACGGCCGGCTCAACCTGGTCGATCCGGACGCCGGCAGCAGCTACCGCTGGGTCGGCCAGGTGCTCAACCCCTGGCTCGGCTTCCTGACCGGCTGGGTCAACGTGGTCGGCACCGTCGTCTTCATGGCCTACACGGTCGCGGTGACCGGCTCCTCGATCATCCAACTCGCCGGCCAGGCCACCCTGCACCGGATCGGCGGCCTGCGGCTGGACCCGGACTCCACCCTGCAGTGCACCCTGCTCGGCCTGGTCGTGCTGTTCGCCGCCTCGCTGGTCGCGGTGCGCGGGGTCGACCTGGCGGCCCGGTTGCAGAAGTACCTGCTGGCCTTCGAGTACCTGGTGCTGATCGGCTTCCTCGGCTACGGCCTGGTGGTCGGCACCCAGCCGTTCTCCTGGGGCTGGTTCGACCCGTTCGGCATCCCCTCGCTGCACGCGCTGGCCCAGGGCATGGTGCTGGCGGTCTTCTGCTACTGGGGGTTCGAATCGGTCTTCAGCATCGGCGAGGAGGTCAGCGACCCGCGCCAGGCCTCCCGGGGCGGCTTCATCTCGCTGACGGTGATGATGCTGCTCTTCGTCTTCGCCTCGGTCGCCTTCCAACGCGTGCTGCCGCTCCAGGAGTTGGCCGACAACGGCGCCCAGGGCCTGACCTACTACGGCAACAAGCTGGCGCACCAGCCGCTGGCCGCACTGCCGTTGGTCGCGCTGATGTTCTCCGCCGCCGCCTCGCTCCAGGCCTCCGTCATCCCGACTGCGCGCGGGATGTACGCGATGGGGCGCGACCGCACCCTCGGCCCGGTCTGGACCAGGCTGCACCCGCGCCACCGCACGCCCGCCGCGGGCACCCTGCTGATCACCGCGATCGCCGCCGCGCTGGCCGTGCTCGCGCTGGTCATCCCGACCGTCAACTCGCTGATCTCGGCGGCCGTCAACGCGATCGGCATCGTGGTGGCGCTCTACTACGCGCTCACCGCCACGGCCGCCGCCGTCCGGTTCCGCCACCTGCTGCGCAGCGCACCGCTGGAGGCCCTGCGGGTGGTGGTCGCCCCGCTGCTCGGCGCGCTGGTGCTGCTGGCCGTCGGCGGCTACCTGGCCTGGAGCTTCTACGACTCCGCGGACCACTTCGAACTCAACGCCGACAACGGCTGGTTCGAGCTGCTGGTGCCGGTGATGATGATCGCCACCGGCCTGCTGGCCGCCGCCTGGGCGCGCTGGCGGCGCCGCTCGCCGTACTTCACCGAGCGCCACAGCACGCGCACCACCTCCTGA
- a CDS encoding amidohydrolase: MSKADLVFTNGPVHTGDPARTRASSLAVTGERITAVGHDEVLELIGPRTEVVDLAGRLLLPGFQDAHVHAVFGGLELADCDLTGTTGVDEYLYLVRQFAEANPEREWITGGGWSMESFAGGLPTRQLLDSVVPDRPVYLPNRDHHGAWVNSRALELAGLTRDTPDPADGRIEREADGTPSGVLQEGATGLVAKLIPPHSPADRLAALLRAQRLLHSLGITGWQDALLGAFNGNPDPSDAYLAAARDGSLTARVTGALWWDRDRGTEQIPELVQRRRDLTHGRFRAGSVKVMQDGIAENFTAAMTSPYLDGCGCATANSGLSFVDPVALREYVTALDRLDFQVHFHALGDRAVREALDAVAAARAANGRRATRHHLAHLQVVHPEDLPRFARLGAVANIQPLWAAHEPQMDELTIPFLGPERAAWQYPFGALLRAGATLAAGSDWPVSSPDPIAGLHVAVNRREPHTSDERVFLPEQRLDLATAVAAYTAGSAHLNGHDDAGSLGAGQLADLVVLDRDFFTAPAEEICEARVLRTFVGGEQVYSAD; encoded by the coding sequence ATGTCCAAGGCAGACCTGGTCTTCACCAACGGCCCCGTGCACACCGGCGACCCGGCCCGGACCCGGGCGAGCAGCCTGGCCGTCACCGGCGAGCGGATCACCGCCGTCGGGCACGACGAGGTGCTGGAGCTGATCGGCCCGCGCACCGAGGTGGTGGACCTGGCCGGGCGCCTGCTGCTGCCCGGCTTCCAGGACGCCCACGTGCACGCCGTCTTCGGCGGCCTGGAGCTGGCCGACTGCGACCTCACCGGCACCACCGGGGTGGACGAGTACCTGTACCTGGTCCGGCAGTTCGCCGAGGCCAACCCGGAGCGGGAGTGGATCACCGGCGGCGGCTGGTCGATGGAGAGCTTCGCCGGCGGGCTGCCGACCCGGCAGCTGCTCGACTCGGTCGTCCCGGACCGGCCGGTCTACCTGCCCAACCGGGACCACCACGGCGCCTGGGTGAACTCCCGGGCGCTGGAGCTCGCCGGCCTGACCCGGGACACCCCCGATCCGGCCGACGGCCGGATCGAGCGGGAGGCCGACGGCACGCCCAGCGGAGTGCTCCAGGAGGGCGCGACCGGCCTGGTCGCCAAGCTGATCCCGCCGCACAGCCCCGCCGACCGGCTGGCCGCGCTGCTGCGGGCCCAGCGGCTGCTGCACTCGCTCGGCATCACCGGCTGGCAGGACGCGCTGCTCGGCGCGTTCAACGGCAACCCCGACCCGTCCGACGCCTACCTGGCCGCCGCCCGGGACGGCAGCCTGACCGCCCGGGTCACCGGCGCGCTCTGGTGGGACCGCGACCGGGGCACCGAGCAGATACCCGAACTCGTCCAGCGCCGCCGGGACCTGACGCACGGTCGGTTCCGGGCCGGCTCGGTCAAGGTCATGCAGGACGGCATCGCGGAGAACTTCACCGCCGCCATGACCAGCCCCTACCTGGACGGCTGCGGCTGCGCGACCGCCAACTCCGGCCTGAGTTTCGTGGATCCGGTGGCGCTGCGCGAGTACGTCACCGCGCTGGACCGGCTGGACTTCCAGGTGCACTTCCACGCGCTCGGCGACCGCGCGGTGCGCGAGGCGCTGGACGCCGTCGCCGCCGCCCGCGCCGCCAACGGCCGCCGGGCCACCCGGCACCACCTGGCCCACCTCCAGGTGGTGCACCCCGAGGACCTGCCCCGGTTCGCCCGGCTCGGCGCGGTCGCCAACATCCAGCCGCTGTGGGCCGCCCACGAGCCGCAGATGGACGAGCTGACCATCCCCTTCCTCGGCCCCGAACGCGCCGCCTGGCAGTACCCGTTCGGCGCCCTGCTGCGGGCCGGCGCGACCCTGGCGGCCGGCAGCGACTGGCCGGTCAGCAGCCCCGACCCGATCGCCGGCCTGCACGTCGCGGTCAACCGCCGCGAGCCGCACACCTCCGACGAACGGGTCTTCCTGCCCGAGCAGCGCCTGGACCTGGCCACCGCCGTCGCCGCCTACACGGCCGGCTCGGCGCACCTGAACGGCCACGACGACGCGGGCAGCCTGGGCGCCGGGCAGCTGGCCGATCTGGTGGTGCTGGACCGGGACTTCTTCACGGCGCCGGCCGAGGAGATCTGCGAGGCCCGGGTGCTGCGGACCTTCGTGGGCGGCGAGCAGGTGTACTCGGCCGACTGA